One stretch of Schlesneria sp. DSM 10557 DNA includes these proteins:
- a CDS encoding ATP-dependent helicase, with protein sequence MSSADDLTVSQRQAVEHFEGPLLVVAGPGSGKTRVITRRIARLIERGVHPSEILAITFTNKAARVMSERVQALLPRSFVWVSTFHRFCARLLREHAAVVGLRSNYSIYDVSDQLSLLKEVLSDLDFDAAHFPPSKLLGRISKAKNDLISADDFAARHAGMVGTHIDAVVSRVYPAYQQRLLQANAVDFDDLLLHVSRMLVENEELRRSLDERYRFILVDEYQDTNRAQYQIVAALSQIEPNLCVTGDPDQSVYGWRGAQIENILRFEKDFPNVALVNLEENFRSTPEILATADQLIQHNTRRKAKCLIPTRPSGEPVQLRQYLDGQDEAASISAEIHSLVTSGKQNWSDFAIFYRVNSLSRSLETALSRWKIPYQVAGGVAFYERAEIKDVLAYLRLIENARDRVAFLRVVNAPARGVGKSSLTRFLQWADAEGQELLDAARHSERVPGLSKKAAVGLRAFAALIDEFSQLAANPFGEDAGSTVFNFDDIENESAESAPEHGPVLTIVRAVLERTGYYRQFEGSIEEEDVQRKSNVDELLSSASLYDAQMAETEEVATLGGFLETASLVQDVDSLSDDSGAVTLMTLHAAKGLEFPNVYLIGVEQNLIPHERSLRENDRLPLEEERRLLFVGITRAQERLVLTHTLRREMHGRTLSTITSDFIQELFVEKHSVNEIEFADESSAFDGFEPDPDPGDDHDEIAVQHPDYATTFRRKKGKTTKRKPPINPHLTTGAALESGSREGVALPLGFAVGMQVRHPRYGLGTVVEVSGFSRMRTVTVEFNTESRRESFVAAKCPLQPVGLT encoded by the coding sequence GTGAGTTCTGCAGACGATTTAACCGTATCTCAACGCCAGGCAGTCGAGCACTTCGAGGGACCGCTGCTGGTTGTCGCCGGGCCCGGTTCGGGCAAGACACGTGTGATCACCCGACGCATCGCCCGCTTGATCGAACGGGGAGTTCACCCCAGCGAAATTCTCGCGATCACGTTCACGAATAAGGCCGCCCGCGTGATGAGTGAACGGGTGCAGGCACTGCTGCCGCGCTCGTTCGTCTGGGTCAGTACGTTTCACCGCTTTTGCGCTCGACTCCTGCGGGAACATGCTGCCGTCGTTGGATTACGATCGAACTATTCGATCTACGATGTCAGCGATCAGTTATCACTGCTGAAAGAGGTTCTCAGTGATCTCGACTTCGATGCGGCCCATTTCCCCCCCTCGAAGTTACTGGGACGCATCAGTAAGGCGAAAAACGACCTGATTTCGGCCGATGACTTCGCGGCGCGTCACGCCGGCATGGTCGGCACCCACATTGACGCCGTCGTCTCTCGAGTTTATCCCGCGTATCAGCAGCGACTGTTACAGGCTAACGCCGTCGACTTTGATGATCTGCTGCTGCACGTGTCGCGCATGCTGGTCGAAAACGAGGAACTGCGGCGGTCGCTGGATGAACGCTACCGCTTTATCCTTGTCGATGAGTATCAGGATACCAATCGCGCACAATACCAGATTGTCGCGGCGCTCTCGCAGATCGAGCCAAACCTCTGTGTGACAGGGGATCCGGATCAGTCCGTCTACGGCTGGCGCGGGGCTCAGATTGAAAATATCCTTCGGTTCGAAAAAGACTTTCCGAACGTCGCTCTGGTGAATCTGGAAGAGAACTTTCGCAGCACACCGGAAATTCTCGCGACGGCCGATCAACTGATTCAGCACAACACCCGCCGCAAAGCCAAGTGCCTGATTCCCACTCGACCCAGCGGCGAACCGGTGCAACTGCGTCAATACCTGGACGGTCAGGACGAAGCGGCGTCGATCAGTGCCGAGATTCATTCCCTCGTGACATCGGGAAAGCAGAACTGGTCTGACTTCGCCATCTTCTATCGTGTGAACTCGCTCTCTCGTTCGCTCGAAACGGCGCTGTCACGCTGGAAAATACCGTATCAGGTGGCTGGCGGAGTCGCGTTCTACGAGCGAGCTGAAATCAAGGACGTGCTGGCCTATCTGCGGCTGATCGAGAATGCCCGCGACCGGGTCGCCTTCCTGCGGGTCGTCAATGCCCCGGCCCGCGGTGTGGGAAAAAGCTCACTGACTCGCTTTCTGCAGTGGGCCGATGCCGAGGGACAGGAATTGCTCGACGCGGCCCGTCATTCGGAACGCGTTCCCGGTCTCTCGAAAAAGGCTGCTGTCGGACTGCGTGCCTTCGCCGCACTGATCGATGAATTCAGTCAACTGGCAGCCAACCCATTCGGGGAAGATGCAGGGTCGACCGTATTCAACTTCGACGACATCGAGAACGAATCTGCAGAATCGGCCCCCGAGCACGGCCCCGTGTTGACCATCGTCCGGGCAGTACTGGAACGAACGGGTTACTACCGCCAGTTTGAAGGTTCCATTGAAGAAGAAGACGTCCAGCGGAAATCCAACGTCGATGAACTGCTCAGTTCCGCCAGCTTATACGACGCTCAGATGGCGGAGACGGAAGAGGTCGCAACCCTGGGCGGATTTCTGGAAACCGCCAGTCTGGTCCAGGACGTCGACTCGCTCAGTGACGACAGCGGTGCGGTGACACTGATGACGTTGCACGCGGCCAAAGGACTCGAATTTCCCAACGTCTACCTGATCGGCGTCGAACAGAACCTGATCCCTCACGAACGGTCGTTGCGGGAAAACGACCGATTGCCCCTGGAAGAAGAACGTCGCCTGCTCTTCGTGGGAATCACGCGCGCCCAGGAGCGATTGGTTCTCACGCACACGCTGCGCCGGGAAATGCATGGCCGAACGCTCTCGACGATTACCAGCGACTTTATTCAGGAACTGTTTGTCGAGAAGCACAGTGTCAATGAGATCGAGTTCGCTGACGAGTCCTCTGCCTTTGATGGCTTCGAACCCGACCCTGATCCGGGGGATGATCATGACGAGATTGCCGTCCAGCACCCGGACTACGCGACGACTTTTCGCCGCAAGAAAGGGAAGACGACCAAGCGCAAACCACCGATCAATCCTCATCTCACCACAGGAGCCGCCCTGGAATCTGGGTCGCGCGAAGGAGTCGCACTGCCGCTGGGTTTTGCCGTGGGGATGCAGGTACGGCACCCCCGCTATGGACTGGGAACGGTCGTCGAAGTCAGCGGCTTTTCGCGAATGCGGACTGTCACTGTCGAGTTCAACACGGAAAGCCGGCGCGAAAGCTTCGTCGCCGCCAAGTGCCCCTTGCAGCCAGTCGGCCTGACCTAG
- a CDS encoding S8 family peptidase, whose amino-acid sequence MFVPLWSLVCGLALFPAGSLYAEHWAMRPKASRHHKLAPELDVLRHCKSRYRGINRRGKAVFEVPAEEKMAMQSMAVSFDPDGDKVHRKGQRLLIHYESPDKKPSEETMKAAGLSTVEDYEDGSFLVVEPNSEITTETVEALIADEAVLHAAPDYVVSVPPAGEGQSVVAAYAATVPNDPLLKNLWGMENIGASKVWPTIRESPNIIVAVIDSGVDYNHPDLRPNMWSKNGKFGYDFFDDDADPMDEQNHGTHCAGTIAAAGNNGVGVVGVSWKTQIMALRFIGPDGSGNTSDAVKAIDWAVANGAHIISNSWAGPSSVPALEEAIARAERRGVLFVAAAGNSPGNGNNNDRSPYYPAACSSSNIITVGAIDVNNNRGSFSHYGSKTVDIGAPGVAIVSTVRNNQYAQYDGTSMAAPHVAGAAALVWAKTFANPVQDRAQMTTVRDLIYANARPIPALKGLWGDLPPAKVSGGVLDISFLSKGSSNEPSPNTPIARRLVENRMKVDPARLR is encoded by the coding sequence ATGTTTGTCCCATTGTGGTCTCTGGTCTGCGGACTGGCTCTGTTTCCGGCAGGCAGCCTCTACGCCGAACACTGGGCGATGCGTCCCAAAGCCAGTCGGCACCATAAGCTGGCTCCGGAACTGGACGTTCTGCGGCACTGCAAATCCCGGTACCGCGGGATCAATCGCCGGGGGAAGGCCGTCTTCGAAGTTCCCGCCGAGGAAAAGATGGCCATGCAGTCGATGGCCGTCAGCTTCGATCCGGATGGCGACAAGGTCCATCGCAAGGGACAGCGACTGCTGATTCACTACGAGAGCCCCGACAAAAAGCCGTCTGAAGAGACGATGAAAGCGGCGGGACTGTCGACTGTCGAAGACTACGAAGATGGTTCGTTCCTTGTCGTCGAACCCAACAGCGAAATCACCACGGAAACAGTGGAAGCATTGATCGCGGACGAAGCGGTGCTGCACGCGGCCCCGGATTACGTCGTGAGCGTCCCCCCAGCGGGCGAAGGTCAATCTGTCGTCGCCGCGTATGCCGCGACCGTGCCCAACGATCCGCTCCTGAAAAATCTTTGGGGGATGGAGAATATCGGAGCATCCAAAGTCTGGCCGACGATCCGCGAGTCTCCCAACATCATCGTTGCGGTGATCGATTCCGGAGTCGACTACAACCACCCTGATCTCCGCCCGAATATGTGGTCCAAGAACGGGAAGTTTGGTTACGACTTCTTCGATGACGACGCCGATCCGATGGACGAGCAGAATCACGGAACACACTGTGCCGGAACGATCGCTGCTGCTGGAAACAATGGCGTGGGCGTCGTCGGTGTCAGCTGGAAAACCCAGATCATGGCGCTGCGGTTTATCGGACCTGACGGCAGCGGGAACACGTCCGACGCCGTCAAAGCGATCGACTGGGCCGTCGCCAACGGAGCCCACATTATCTCGAACAGTTGGGCTGGTCCCAGCAGTGTCCCGGCACTGGAAGAAGCGATCGCCCGCGCGGAACGTCGTGGCGTCCTGTTCGTCGCTGCCGCGGGAAACTCACCCGGTAACGGTAACAACAACGATCGCTCGCCTTACTATCCCGCTGCGTGCTCCAGTTCGAACATCATCACCGTAGGGGCCATCGACGTGAACAATAACCGTGGCTCCTTCAGTCACTACGGCTCCAAGACCGTCGATATCGGTGCCCCTGGCGTGGCGATTGTCAGCACGGTCCGGAATAATCAGTACGCTCAGTACGACGGGACCTCCATGGCAGCCCCTCACGTCGCCGGCGCCGCGGCACTGGTCTGGGCCAAGACATTCGCCAATCCGGTTCAGGATCGAGCTCAAATGACGACGGTGAGAGATCTGATTTACGCGAATGCCCGACCTATACCTGCTTTGAAAGGTCTGTGGGGTGATCTTCCCCCGGCCAAGGTGAGCGGCGGAGTGCTGGACATATCATTCCTATCAAAGGGATCTTCGAACGAACCGTCACCGAATACCCCCATCGCCCGTCGATTGGTCGAAAATCGGATGAAGGTCGATCCCGCCAGATTACGATGA
- a CDS encoding TspO/MBR family protein — protein MSWLEWYNSLAKPTWTPAPATIGLIWRILYPIIAISFGFVFVQAVRKKIPVSVAIPFAINLVANLIFTPIQFGMRNLPLAAVDILIVWLTLIWCMVAVWRHYRWVAFAQIPYFIWVTIATSLQLSITWMNSGKVN, from the coding sequence ATGTCCTGGCTTGAATGGTACAACTCACTCGCAAAGCCAACCTGGACACCTGCGCCCGCCACGATCGGACTCATCTGGCGGATTCTCTATCCGATCATCGCAATCAGTTTTGGATTCGTCTTCGTGCAGGCCGTGCGAAAAAAGATTCCGGTGTCCGTTGCCATTCCCTTCGCGATCAATCTGGTCGCCAATCTGATCTTCACACCGATTCAGTTCGGAATGCGAAACCTGCCACTGGCTGCCGTCGACATTCTCATCGTCTGGCTGACCCTCATCTGGTGCATGGTTGCCGTCTGGAGGCACTACCGCTGGGTCGCATTTGCGCAGATCCCCTATTTCATCTGGGTCACGATCGCCACCTCGCTGCAGCTCTCGATCACCTGGATGAACTCCGGCAAAGTCAATTGA
- a CDS encoding fasciclin domain-containing protein has product MKSFSVRMLVLALVTSFSGLLSAEDKAKDIVDTAVAAGSFKTLAAALTAADLVDTLKGKGPFTVFAPTDEAFAKLPKETLESLLKPENKKKLASILTYHVVPGKVLAKDVVKLSNAKTAQGSSVKIVVKDGKVMVDGANVVKTDIETSNGVIHVIDTVIIPK; this is encoded by the coding sequence ATGAAGTCGTTTTCAGTTCGCATGCTCGTACTGGCTTTGGTCACAAGCTTCAGTGGTCTTCTGAGTGCAGAAGACAAGGCCAAAGATATCGTCGACACCGCCGTTGCCGCAGGCAGTTTCAAGACTCTGGCCGCCGCACTGACGGCCGCCGACCTCGTTGATACCCTGAAGGGGAAGGGTCCATTCACCGTCTTCGCCCCAACCGATGAAGCATTCGCGAAACTGCCGAAGGAAACACTGGAATCGCTGCTCAAGCCAGAGAACAAAAAGAAGCTGGCCTCGATCCTCACCTACCATGTTGTTCCCGGCAAAGTGCTGGCCAAGGACGTCGTCAAACTTTCGAACGCGAAAACCGCCCAGGGCTCATCAGTGAAAATTGTGGTCAAAGATGGCAAAGTAATGGTAGACGGTGCCAATGTGGTCAAGACGGATATCGAAACCAGCAACGGCGTGATTCACGTGATCGACACAGTGATCATCCCCAAATAG
- a CDS encoding sigma-70 family RNA polymerase sigma factor: MQAPILPRVAQGETNAIDECIDRYGGLVWSLACRLSPSTADAEDAVQEIFVDLWRNAGRFREELGTEATYISVLARRRLIDRLRKIRRNPEPQSIEEAEIDLPAPKPVSRLELAEDGTRATACLEKLRQNEREVLELSIYHGLTQSRIAERTGVPLGTVKSLIRRALVQLRNCMQFGRQLGVEGGVPL; this comes from the coding sequence TTGCAAGCGCCGATACTTCCCCGTGTAGCGCAGGGTGAGACGAATGCGATCGATGAATGCATCGACCGATATGGTGGTCTTGTCTGGTCACTTGCCTGCAGACTGTCACCTTCGACTGCTGACGCTGAAGACGCCGTCCAGGAAATCTTTGTGGATTTGTGGCGTAATGCGGGACGGTTTCGCGAAGAACTTGGCACGGAGGCAACCTACATTTCCGTCCTCGCGCGACGACGATTGATTGATCGGCTGCGGAAGATTCGTCGGAATCCCGAGCCACAATCCATTGAAGAGGCGGAGATTGACCTCCCCGCTCCCAAGCCGGTCTCCAGGCTTGAACTCGCAGAAGACGGAACACGGGCAACGGCCTGCCTCGAAAAACTTCGCCAGAACGAACGCGAAGTACTGGAACTTTCGATCTATCACGGTTTGACTCAATCTCGAATCGCAGAGCGGACTGGCGTTCCATTGGGTACGGTGAAATCACTGATTCGCCGCGCCCTGGTTCAGCTGCGCAACTGCATGCAGTTTGGTCGCCAGCTTGGTGTGGAGGGGGGGGTGCCCCTATGA
- a CDS encoding anti-sigma factor domain-containing protein has product MNNPANGDNDRWEELQITRLLFGLSPDEQTEFDRLAEQSPVEQLHHFEQVVASLDLAWSDSTSMPLPDHLRKAIRSRAIEELGGPVTVPTRPSEPTTTSSPRSSKFPWLVAAACLAITMLTLFNSKLDPLDPSTALDLSQQRLKLISTIDDVVQVDWAPGPTEIANAAGDVVWSPSEQSGFMRFRGLPVNDPTREQYQLWIFDKNQDDKTPIDGGVFDISSEQEAIVSIHAKLRVQEAYLFAVTIEKPGGVVVSSRERLPLLAEVK; this is encoded by the coding sequence ATGAACAATCCCGCAAATGGGGACAACGATCGTTGGGAAGAACTGCAAATCACGCGGTTATTGTTCGGACTCTCGCCAGACGAACAAACGGAATTTGATAGACTGGCAGAGCAGTCCCCTGTCGAACAGTTGCATCACTTCGAGCAGGTGGTTGCATCACTTGATCTCGCATGGTCGGATTCAACGTCAATGCCGCTGCCAGACCATCTTCGCAAGGCAATCAGATCGCGGGCTATTGAGGAACTGGGCGGTCCTGTCACCGTGCCGACCCGTCCGTCGGAACCAACCACAACCAGTTCGCCTCGATCCAGTAAGTTCCCGTGGCTGGTTGCGGCAGCGTGCCTGGCCATCACGATGCTGACACTCTTCAATTCGAAGCTGGATCCACTCGATCCTTCCACCGCGCTGGACTTGTCACAGCAACGTTTGAAACTGATCTCGACAATCGACGATGTTGTCCAGGTGGACTGGGCGCCCGGTCCCACAGAGATTGCGAACGCCGCAGGGGACGTCGTCTGGAGTCCATCAGAGCAGTCCGGATTCATGCGTTTCCGTGGCCTGCCCGTTAATGATCCCACTCGGGAACAGTATCAGTTGTGGATCTTTGACAAGAACCAGGACGACAAGACTCCCATCGATGGCGGTGTTTTCGACATTTCGTCCGAACAGGAGGCGATCGTTTCTATTCATGCGAAGCTCAGGGTTCAAGAAGCCTACCTCTTCGCGGTGACGATCGAGAAGCCTGGCGGTGTTGTGGTTTCGTCACGCGAACGATTGCCGCTGCTGGCTGAAGTCAAGTAG
- a CDS encoding heme-binding protein has product MTPVEVADKLDAALSTAESLRDPVKELAHLQAAALEAMNAAPANVVLAESFTKTATSKESDSKKFVKQWRTAIKEARDILRFEPQEEAPRPEGFPELTPVGEIRLQQYPKYRLAKTEMTLIEGRAFWTLFNHIKERDIAMTAPVEVTYASNEKATKKTSMSFLYRTTEQGSLGPADKVEVVDIPAQMVISIGIRGTANRDRVSEARRHLDTWLLAHQDEYESCGPLRVMSHNSPFVSDSKQYSEVQLPVRLKDSPAETAPRQD; this is encoded by the coding sequence ATGACTCCGGTCGAGGTCGCCGACAAATTGGATGCGGCATTGAGCACGGCGGAATCACTGCGTGACCCGGTGAAAGAGCTCGCGCACTTGCAAGCCGCGGCGTTGGAAGCGATGAACGCGGCACCGGCGAATGTGGTCCTGGCAGAGTCATTCACAAAAACGGCCACGTCGAAGGAGTCGGATTCCAAGAAATTTGTCAAACAATGGCGGACCGCCATCAAAGAAGCACGCGACATTTTACGGTTCGAACCTCAAGAGGAAGCCCCCCGACCTGAGGGATTCCCGGAACTGACACCAGTTGGTGAGATCCGTCTGCAGCAGTACCCCAAATATCGACTCGCGAAAACCGAGATGACGCTGATTGAAGGACGGGCTTTCTGGACTTTGTTCAATCACATCAAGGAGCGCGATATTGCAATGACTGCTCCGGTCGAGGTGACCTATGCGAGTAACGAAAAAGCGACCAAGAAGACGTCCATGTCATTCCTTTATCGCACCACCGAGCAAGGCAGCCTCGGACCCGCCGACAAGGTTGAAGTGGTCGATATTCCCGCTCAGATGGTTATCAGCATCGGCATCCGTGGCACCGCAAATCGGGATCGCGTCTCAGAGGCCAGACGTCACCTCGATACGTGGCTGCTCGCACATCAGGACGAGTATGAATCGTGTGGCCCCCTGCGAGTGATGAGTCATAACAGTCCTTTCGTATCGGACAGCAAGCAATACTCCGAAGTACAGCTGCCCGTTCGCCTCAAGGACAGCCCCGCGGAAACGGCTCCGCGACAAGATTAA